In Oceanobacillus sp. FSL K6-2867, one DNA window encodes the following:
- the dacB gene encoding D-alanyl-D-alanine carboxypeptidase/D-alanyl-D-alanine-endopeptidase codes for MKSKAFRRRLLLFFLIVIVAMVPFLNQEKPLFIQASDERTETRYDEDMSLTEKMEVILANERLDGAVTGITVRHAATGEILFAENGDIRLHPASNMKLLTAAAALETLGADYQFRTEVLTDGRRTGAVLKGNLYLKGKGDPTLLKADLDQFAKDLKAQGIRNIKGNLVGDDSWYDDVRLSQDLNWSDEPFYTGAQVSALTLSPNEDYDAGTVIVEVTPAKKAKGKASVNVSPKNDYVKIVNRTKMVSAGEPKQIKIEREHGSNRIIVEGNMPVDGTLSRSWAAVWEPTGYALEVFRSALNEQGIKFIGKSKEKFEAAPKNAQVLAAKDSMPLSELLIPFMKLSNNGHGEVLTKEMGKVVHGEGSWDKGLEVMEDVAAELGVNQDTILLRDGSGMSHKNLIPSNDLTELLFMARDKSWFPAFYDSLPVAGISERLVGGTLRNRMTTEPAKGNVTAKTGSITGVSTLSGYVTSMDGEELIFSILINNYLGSSGNMQAIENEIATMLAEHELQE; via the coding sequence ATGAAGTCAAAAGCCTTTAGGAGAAGGTTGTTGCTTTTCTTTTTGATTGTAATTGTTGCTATGGTTCCATTTTTAAATCAAGAAAAGCCTTTGTTTATACAAGCATCCGATGAGCGAACAGAAACGCGGTATGACGAGGACATGTCCTTAACGGAAAAAATGGAAGTAATCTTAGCAAATGAACGTTTGGATGGAGCAGTTACGGGGATTACAGTGAGACATGCTGCCACAGGGGAAATATTATTTGCTGAGAATGGAGATATTCGCCTTCATCCGGCATCCAACATGAAGCTGCTTACTGCCGCTGCTGCATTGGAAACGCTGGGAGCGGATTATCAATTTCGAACAGAGGTGTTAACAGATGGCAGGCGGACGGGAGCAGTTCTGAAAGGCAATTTGTACTTGAAAGGGAAAGGGGATCCAACATTGCTGAAAGCGGATTTGGATCAATTTGCGAAGGATTTAAAAGCGCAAGGAATTCGCAATATAAAAGGTAATTTAGTTGGGGATGATTCATGGTATGATGATGTTCGACTATCACAGGATTTAAATTGGTCGGACGAGCCTTTTTATACGGGAGCTCAAGTCTCTGCATTAACGCTTTCTCCAAATGAAGATTATGATGCAGGTACCGTGATTGTTGAGGTTACTCCAGCCAAGAAAGCGAAAGGGAAAGCATCGGTGAACGTAAGTCCGAAAAACGACTATGTAAAAATAGTAAATCGTACGAAGATGGTGTCAGCTGGAGAACCAAAGCAGATTAAAATTGAACGTGAGCATGGGTCGAATCGCATTATCGTGGAAGGAAACATGCCTGTAGACGGAACACTGTCACGTTCTTGGGCAGCGGTTTGGGAACCTACTGGGTATGCGTTAGAGGTGTTTCGTTCTGCTTTAAATGAACAAGGAATCAAATTTATTGGCAAATCGAAGGAGAAGTTTGAAGCGGCCCCTAAGAATGCCCAAGTACTTGCGGCAAAGGATTCAATGCCGCTTTCTGAATTGCTTATTCCATTTATGAAATTAAGTAATAATGGCCATGGCGAAGTTTTAACAAAAGAGATGGGCAAGGTTGTACATGGAGAAGGCAGCTGGGATAAGGGGCTTGAGGTGATGGAGGATGTGGCTGCAGAACTTGGCGTGAACCAAGATACAATTTTACTTCGTGACGGTTCGGGAATGTCACATAAAAACCTCATCCCATCAAATGATTTAACAGAGCTCTTGTTCATGGCTCGGGATAAAAGCTGGTTTCCGGCATTTTACGATTCCCTTCCAGTCGCAGGGATATCCGAAAGGCTCGTTGGTGGTACATTGCGCAATCGAATGACGACAGAACCTGCCAAAGGAAATGTAACAGCAAAAACTGGCTCAATAACAGGTGTGTCCACATTATCTGGTTACGTAACTAGTATGGACGGGGAAGAACTGATTTTTTCCATTTTGATTAATAACTACTTAGGTTCGAGTGGAAATATGCAAGCGATCGAGAATGAGATTGCGACGATGCTTGCTGAACATGAACTTCAGGAATAA
- a CDS encoding TerC family protein: MELLEPMLKILLINILLSGDNAIVIAMASRNLPAHLQKRSIRWGTFGAIALRILFVFLMINLLQLPFIQLIGGILLLYVAYKLLVDKHENDQIKSGESLREAVTIIIFADVIMSLDNVLAVAAVADSDLILVIAGIILSIPIILTASEFILKLIQKYPVIIYMGAALLAWTAGKMMLKERRVSNFLELHGQSEFLLLIGITLLTLIIGGLKRKQNLIT; encoded by the coding sequence TTGGAACTGCTGGAGCCAATGTTGAAAATTCTGCTTATTAATATTTTACTGAGCGGCGATAATGCGATCGTAATTGCGATGGCAAGCAGGAATTTGCCAGCGCATTTACAAAAAAGATCTATTAGATGGGGGACATTCGGCGCAATTGCACTAAGAATTTTATTTGTTTTTCTAATGATTAATCTCCTGCAATTGCCTTTTATTCAATTGATTGGCGGCATATTGCTTTTATATGTGGCCTATAAATTACTAGTAGACAAGCACGAAAATGATCAGATAAAAAGTGGTGAATCATTAAGAGAGGCCGTGACAATCATTATCTTTGCCGACGTTATTATGAGCCTGGATAATGTACTAGCTGTTGCCGCGGTTGCCGACAGCGATCTAATCCTTGTCATTGCAGGTATTATCCTTAGTATTCCAATAATCCTGACCGCAAGTGAATTTATTTTAAAACTGATACAGAAATACCCGGTCATCATTTATATGGGCGCTGCACTGCTTGCCTGGACTGCAGGCAAAATGATGCTAAAGGAAAGGCGGGTTAGTAATTTCCTGGAATTACATGGTCAGTCAGAATTTCTCCTTTTAATCGGAATTACGTTACTCACACTGATCATTGGCGGTCTTAAGCGAAAACAGAATTTAATTACGTAG